The Deinococcus sonorensis KR-87 DNA window CGCTGGCGGACATGCCGCTGGCCCAGGGGCTGGCGGTCCGCTCGGCGGCAGCAGTACGCTGATGGAACACCCCTTAACACTGCGTTGGACCTTCCGGATGTCGCCGTACCGCTGAAAGGAGTTGTATGCCCACGACCCTGTCTGCCGACACTGCCCTGTCCCTGATTGAAGGCAATTTGCGGGCCTTCTGGCGCCTGAGTGGCACCTTCCCCGGCTTTACGTTGAGGGAGCACCCCGGGAGCTTCAGTGTCACCTCCGGACTGCCGTTCCCGCTGTTCAACGTGGTGCTGCCCCATGCCGGTCCAGTCGCGGCCGAGCCGCACCAGCTCGAGGTGGTGCTGGACCAGATGCGTCAGGCGGGAGCGCCATTCCTGTTCTGGACACTGCCCTCCTCCCCACCGGGGCTCAGCGAGCTGCTGATCCAGCAGGGGCTGAACCACGTTGGCACGGCCACCGGCATGGTGATCGACCTGACCCGGCCGCTCAAAACGCTGGCACCCCCCGCAGAGGTGGTGCGGGTGCTGGATGATGCCCTGGTGCAGGCCTACCTGCAGGTGTTGAGCGGGGCGTTCGGGCTGCCCGAGCGGTTCATGGACTTCACCACCCGCTGGATGGAGTCCTTCGGGATCCGTCCGGACAGCGACACCC harbors:
- a CDS encoding GNAT family N-acetyltransferase, with translation MPTTLSADTALSLIEGNLRAFWRLSGTFPGFTLREHPGSFSVTSGLPFPLFNVVLPHAGPVAAEPHQLEVVLDQMRQAGAPFLFWTLPSSPPGLSELLIQQGLNHVGTATGMVIDLTRPLKTLAPPAEVVRVLDDALVQAYLQVLSGAFGLPERFMDFTTRWMESFGIRPDSDTPSVVAFMDGQPVGCATMSFGAGTAGIYNVGVLEPARRRGVGALMTRELLALAVQRGVQTAILHSTPMGLNMYTSLGFEPHGDVGQYLWLPDPAGMPDH